TTAGGCGGTGCAAACTTGCAGGTATTTGTATATTCTTCGAATTGTACCTTCTCCTGTGCattttgtttaataaacattGGCTCAGTGCCACCTGTGTCAGGAAGGATATGGAATTGAATCAGGGCGGAGGATGCCTACCCATCCCGGAAGAACAGCAAGTTGATTTCCCCCTGGTTACACATAATTTCACTTGCAGCCTTGGCCCTCCACTCTCCTGATCCCATCTACTACACCTTTTTGCAGGACAGGTGAGGTTGAAGGGGCCAACCAGCTACTGGAACTCTTTGACCTTGTCAGATACTTTGTTCATCGGGAGATCTACCCAGGCAGCAAGGTCACGCACTTTAAGAGGTACGCTGAGATaaggggagaagcagggagacagAAGACCAGAGAGGCTGGAGGAGCTAAGAAGCCAGAGTGGTTACCCTCGCCGTGTCTTGCACAGGTTGCATCAGAAGACTGGAGTTCCTTTCTCCCAGATGATCTTCTTTGATGATGAAAAGCGGAATATTGTAGATGTCAGCAAACTGGGTACTGACTGAATGGCAAGGATAGCCATTTGGGGAGTGAGGAGAAAGGGCTCCTAAGAGGGAAGGGGTTAGGTAGATATGTACAGGATGGATAGTTTGCATGCAGGTGACACCCCAAAAAGGTGAGAGTCATAATAGGGAGCCCTGAAGGCCTGATGAAATTGTGGCTTCTTTCTTTCTAGGTGTTACCAGCATTCATGTCCAGAATGGAATGAGCCTTCAGACCCTAACTCAAGGATTAGAGACATTTGCAAAGGCACAAGCTGGACTCTGAGGTCCAGTCCTGTGGATGAGCCTCATTTGAGgcatagaactgaaaggaaatcAGGAGGGCATTTTCAGGTGCATTTGTAAATTATTAAAGTGTATTTGTGTGTGGCAGAAGACATATTACCCAGTGTgtgttgtttctaattttctagCGTGTGACCCGGGGTGGGCCATCCGGAGGTGCCAAGACCTCAGGTTGGCGACGCTCTAGTCTAATGTGAGGCATTAGACTGCATCAGGTTCTGCCTTATAAACTTGTGGCAAACCCAAGACTGTGATTCCCTTAtgctctccccatccccacaccTCTCCTGAGCTCTGTCAAGGACATGAAGAACTCTTCCACTGGCCCCAAGTAGTGGGGTGCATTACCCTGCACATTTCCTTCCAGGAAGCAAAGACTTTGTTTTGAGTTGGGGAGGGTGAGGCGACCTTTTTATATAGTGGGAAACGAAGCGGCCGCTTTAAGAGGAGCGCGTGGGTTTGGGGCTGGTGTGTCGGGTCGCACGTGATAGGGGTCTCGCTGGCGCTTGTTGATGATGTCGCCGCGGTGCCCCAAGGAGGGATTGGCCGAGGCTGGTCTCGGAGTGATGAGCCCAGCACCTCCCGGGAGCAAGGCGGAAGCGTACGGGACGCCGTAGGGCGGAGGCGGGAGAGGCTAGGGTCGCGATGAGTGGGCTCGGCCGGCTCTTCGGGAGGGGTGAGCCCGGCCGAGACTGGTCCCTGGGAGGTGCTGGccgcagggggcggggggagagccGGGAGACGCTGTCCTGAAAACGCTGGTGGTCCAGCAAGGCCTTCTCCCGGGCCAGGAGGCGTCGCCTTGTCAGGGCGCCTGGCTCcagctgccttccttccttcccttggaGGGAAGAGCTCGAGGCCCGGGAGGGGGTGCGAGTGGTGAGCGTGGCAGCTGCGCTGGCTCCCGCCGTTAAGGCCTGGGGGACAAGTTGCTGCCTGTCGGCATTCAGTCCTTTCCAAAACACTGGTGCTTCCTTTATGTTGGGCCAGAGGCAATCTGAGGTGACCCAAGAAAGGTACCCCTCGTGAGCTCCTCTGTGGTGCGGGAAGACAAGCAAAGTCTGGCATTTACAGCGTAGTGTGGCGACTCCGTGATGGAGAGTTTCCTAAACAAGCAAAATCTGGCATTTACAGCGTAGTGTGGCGACTCTGTGATGGAGATTTACCTAAAAGCCAGGGGTGCGCGGAAGAAGCAGGCACGGCGGGTGGTGATACAGAAGGCTAGAAGTATGCCAGATGGGGGGGTTGAGGTTCTCCAGGAAGAGGTAACTGTGCAaaacagaggcaggaaaaagTATGGTATATTTAGGGAAAAGGAGTTCTGGCTGCcccgtgagtgtgtgtgtgggcgcGCACACGCGctgaaggaagaggaaagtgTGGATGGAGAGGTAAACGGGGGCCAGATCATGAAGGACCCTGTGTGTCTTAAAGttctttggattttatcctgtagGCAGTGGAGAGTATGGAAGGATATTAAGCAGGCTAGggccttcagatttttttttttttaataagtctgTTAGAAGTGCAGAAGATGAAGGGAGAAATTgagatcagatttttttttctctagcctCCCTACTTCATTCAGTTTGATCCTGTGGAATCAGGACCTTGAGTATCTCCTAGAATAGCAAGTGGAACAGTAATTATAAAAAGTGATTGAACTCTGGTGGGGAACACGGTAATGAGGAGGTTATGCATGTGTGAGTGCAGGTGGTATATGGGAAGTCTTTGTACCTTCCACTCACTCAGTTTGCTGTGaacccaaaactgctctaaaaaaataaattctattaaaaaaaacaactggaaatgACTTGAAAGGTAACTAGGAATAGCAAAAGAATATTGGCTTTGGAAATCATACTGTCACATTTCAATTCCTTTGCAGTCTCTTACTATAGTAATTGTGATTTTAGACCAAAATGTTAACCTCTTTATGCCTGTTTTCACATTCGTAGAGACAGTACATTCATTGTAGAAAGTTGTTTGGGGATTAACAATAACACGGTCAAGTGCCTAGCACTACTATGCACTCAATAATCGGtgactaatatttttctttacacaaTGTGGGCTGCTCCATTGGACTCCAGAGAAGAAGGAGAGGGGGCCAACCCCTGAAGAGGCAATACAGAAACTGAAGGAGACGGAGAAGATATTGATCAAGAAACAGGAATTTCTGGAGCAGAAGATTGAACAGGAGCTACAAACTGCCAAGAAGCATGGGACGAAGAATAAGAGAGGTAATGGGGGAGGGACAGGCACCACCAGGGAgggccccggggcgggggggaaaGCAAGGGCTTCTGGCTCTGATGTTCAGGGTGTGGGCTGGATCAGCCGCCCTACAGGCTTTGCGGAGGAAGAAAAGGTTGGAACAGCAGCTGGCACAAACGGACGGGACATTATCCACCCTGGAGTTTCAGCGTGAGGCCATTGAGAATGCCACCACCAATGCAGAAGTGCTTCGTACCATGGACCTTGCTGCCCAAGGCATGAAGAAGGCCTACCAGGACATGTGGGtacggggggaggggaggagggggccccGGCACTGGGGAGGGTAGCTTGATGTTGTACTGTGAATCTTAAAACCTCTCCAGATGTGAATTTACAGTAGAGTTGCCTGTGATGGCTAGACCCCTATCAGCCTCCTTACTTATTGCACGGTGATCTCTTTGCTGGCTGGGGCATTCTTGGGAGGAAAgatgattttcctcttttttgtggtttttttggctgtactgcaaggcttgtgggatcttagttcccggaccagggattgaaccccgggccctccTCAGTGAAAAcacccagtcctaaccactggactgccagggaattcccaattttcctcatttttaaagatcCTTCAAAGAAGAGAGTGCAACCATTCCTCCCCAGTGCGTCTTCTTGCCATTTCTTAGCCCAGATTTGCCTCTTTACACTTTTCCAGGGATCTCTTTTATCTAGTAGCCATGGATTTGTCAGTCTGAAGCCACAGGCAGGAGGGTCTTCATTCATGTGAGATGAAAAAGTCAGGGTTGTCACCTGATTTCTGGGCTGTGTATCTTGTTCTCAGGGACATTGACAAGGTGGATGAACTGATGGCTGACATCACAGAACAACAGGAGGTGGCCCAGCAGATCTCAGATGCCATTTCTCGACCCGTGGGATTTGGAGATGATGTGGATGAGGTGATTGGGAGTGAGGGGTCAAGGAATATTGGAGAAGGCATGGGACCAGCCAGAAGGAATGCCTAAGAGAACTGTGGGACAGGTTTGGGGGAAACTCCAAAAGTGGTATGTTTCTGGAAGTagaattttcctttgtcttgagCGATCCTGTCATCCCATATCCAGGATGAACTGTTGGAGGAGCTAGAGGAGCTGGAGCAGGAGGAATTGGCCCGAGAGTTGTTACATGTGGGCGACAAGGAGGAGGAACCCCCAGTCACACTGCCCAGTGTACCGTCTACACATCTTCCTGCAGGGCCAGGTACCCAGGGCTGTTCTGTCATCTCAGGGACTTGAGAGGGTGGGATAGATATGGGGAAAAATTATTCCTCATCCGTCCTGCCTGAAAGGATCCAGGCAGAGAGGGTTGCTGCTACAGTTGCACAGGTTGTTGACTGCATAAGGGCACCTGGCTGAAGGGGAATGAGGACTGAAGTCAGGCCTGTGCTTCACTCAGCAAACTGTGTCCCCTGGTTTAGGGCTGCAAATGCCCGGAGAAAGAGGCAGCTTCTTCTGATTTGCCCAAAGGTGCTGTGGGAATTAGCAGCAGCCCAGCAAGCAAGACCATACCCTTAGGTTCTTTGCTGGGAGAGAGCGTTCCGCAGGCTCTGAGTGTTATAGGAGGGGATGGTTGGAAGTTGCTGAGGCCTTaacacttctttctttctctgggtATCCTTATCCCCAAAGCTCCCAAAACGGATGAAGATGAAGAAGCACTAAAGCAGTTGGCTGAGTGGGTGTCCTGATGAGTCTGGGCTTGTCTACCTGACGCTGCCTTCATTGTTCTCTTTTCCTTAAGTGCCAAGTGCTAAGCTAAAGGAACATGGCCTTGTTGGGAGGTCCTGCTGAGAGTGGTAGTGTGACCCTGCCTGAGAAAAGGGTCTGTCGCCCTCCCATCCCAGGCTCAACCCTGAAGAAGGATCTTGGTGCAGGAGGAACCCCTGGGCTCCCTTTAATAGCAGTTACAGTGCCCTCGTTCGCAATAAAATTGGGCGGATGGAACCCTAGTGCTTATACTGCCCTGTCTACAACTGAAACTCGTCTCTTGGTCCTTGGAGCTTTGTTTCAAGAAATGAGTAGTAATGAGAGTAATGAAGGGGAGTTGGAGCATAGGAGAAATGGGAGCTTCCATTATCTCagcctactatgttccaggcagaTACTGTTCCATCTCTCAGGCTGGTGTGTCCTAGAGCTGCCTGGTGCTGAGGGTGAGGAAACTGCCATCTGTTATTTATCCTAGAACCGTGTGGAGCTGTCCTGAGCCTTCCCTCATTGCTTTCACCCAGTTGTGTCTCTGCCGAGAGAGCCCCGTGACTCACCAGCTGTCCCCTTACAAAGCCCACTTTCAAGGGTAGGAAAGGAGACGTACGGGGATAAGGGGTCAATAGGTTTCCTTTCTCCGGAACGCATAGTTCATAGGCTTGGTTTGAACTGTCACTTCAACGTGTAGGAGCAATGATGAGGGACCATGATTCACCAGAATTGTTTCAGTAGTGGGTAAGGTGGCATTTGGAGGAGGAAGGAACCAAGATATTACATACCTCCTGATACCCATGTCTAAAAGAATGAACAGTGCCGTCCCCTTGGACTGTAGACAGGCAGAGCTGTGACCAAACCGAGCAATCAGGGTAGAGCAACCTCTACCCCACTATTTGAACATTTAGAGTGCATAGAGATAGACAAAACTGAGCATGTACTCAGCCAGAATAATGAAGCTTCCCCAAAGCAGGTGTTCCTCTGAGCACGCCCAACCCACTTCCCTATGAGCCACATATGTGCTACACTGTAAATTATAATGTTGACTTGACCAGTGTCACGATGACTGGTTACAAGCTCTGGGCAGAAACACCTCTCACCCTCAGCAGTGTTCGCTGCTAAGGTTCCCCTGAGGGAAGACTGTGACTCTAGCTGATGGAACTAAAACagaattagatttatttttggtGGGAAAGATTTTTAGCCCAAGACCCTCCTGCTTTGCTCCTCTTTCAACCCCCTCCTCCTTCCGCCGTTTTCAGGTACTGATTTCCAAGGATTGGTGACGATTGGTGCCGGGGGGCTGGCACATGGCCTCAAGCAGCCTGATCTCATGGGTGGGTTGCTCAGGCTGGAACTTGAGCACCCAGGGATCCTTGATGATGTCCAGGATGGTGGCACGCTTGGTGGCTTGGCATAGTGTCTGGAGGACCAGGTTCtagggcaggggagagagaggtcTTGGCTGAGCTGGCCCGCATTGTGCCACACAATGAGCAGCTGGACCTAAGAAAGTAGCAGGATAGCCCATCACACCACTCTGGTGAAAGGGAGTGCGGCCCTGACTTTACCCTTAAAAGCCTCCTGTCTGCTCAGAAAGCCAACACCttgag
Above is a genomic segment from Tursiops truncatus isolate mTurTru1 chromosome 2, mTurTru1.mat.Y, whole genome shotgun sequence containing:
- the MDP1 gene encoding magnesium-dependent phosphatase 1 isoform X2 — encoded protein: MARLPKLVVFDLDYTLWPFWVDTHVDPPFHKSRTGEVEGANQLLELFDLVRYFVHREIYPGSKVTHFKRLHQKTGVPFSQMIFFDDEKRNIVDVSKLGVTSIHVQNGMSLQTLTQGLETFAKAQAGL
- the MDP1 gene encoding magnesium-dependent phosphatase 1 isoform X1, which encodes MARLPKLVVFDLDYTLWPFWVDTHVDPPFHKSSDGTVRDRRGQAVQLYPEVPEILERLQGLGVPVAAASRTGEVEGANQLLELFDLVRYFVHREIYPGSKVTHFKRLHQKTGVPFSQMIFFDDEKRNIVDVSKLGVTSIHVQNGMSLQTLTQGLETFAKAQAGL
- the TM9SF1 gene encoding transmembrane 9 superfamily member 1 isoform X5, yielding MSGLGRLFGREKKERGPTPEEAIQKLKETEKILIKKQEFLEQKIEQELQTAKKHGTKNKRAALQALRRKKRLEQQLAQTDGTLSTLEFQREAIENATTNAEVLRTMDLAAQGMKKAYQDMDIDKVDELMADITEQQEVAQQISDAISRPVGFGDDVDEDELLEELEELEQEELARELLHVGDKEEEPPVTLPSVPSTHLPAGPAPKTDEDEEALKQLAEWVS